Proteins encoded within one genomic window of uncultured Sphingopyxis sp.:
- a CDS encoding TrbC/VirB2 family protein: MSRAAMGTHAERPLLAAGLALGLAATALAAGSGMPWEEPLQQVLESVQGPVAKIIAVIIIITTGLTLAFGETSGGFRRLIQIVFGLSIAFAASSFFLSFFSFGGGALVA, encoded by the coding sequence ATGTCGCGCGCTGCCATGGGCACGCACGCCGAGCGCCCGCTTCTTGCCGCCGGCCTGGCGCTCGGCCTTGCCGCAACGGCGCTCGCCGCGGGGTCGGGTATGCCGTGGGAAGAACCCCTCCAGCAGGTGTTGGAATCGGTGCAGGGGCCGGTCGCCAAGATCATCGCGGTGATCATCATCATCACCACCGGGCTGACGCTGGCATTCGGCGAGACCTCCGGCGGCTTCCGGCGGCTGATCCAGATCGTGTTCGGCCTTTCGATCGCCTTCGCGGCCTCGAGCTTTTTCCTCTCCTTCTTCAGCTTCGGCGGCGGGGCGCTCGTCGCATGA
- a CDS encoding conjugal transfer protein TraG, translated as MTPTKLLIGQILIVFAIVILGVWAATQWAAAMLGYQPELGTPWLHLGGVPVYRPWDLFPWWYQYEAYAPHVFDKAGSLAAASGFIGCGAAIGGSLWRARQKGQVTTYGSARWAKEREIDAAGLRGDAGVFLGRLSGRYLRHAGPEHVMAFAPTRSGKGVGLVVPTLLSWTGSAVVHDIKGENWQLTAAWRSRFSHCLYFDPTDVRSARYNPLLEVRKGACEVRDVQNIADILVDPEGALERRNHWEKTSHSLLVGAILHILYAEEEKTLARVATFLSDPSRSFAATLVAMMRTNHLGTAEEPRVHPVVASAARELLNKSENERSGVLSTAMSFLGLYRDPTVAAVTSGCDWRIADLVAAERPLSLYLVIPPSDISRTKPLVRLILNQIGRRLTEKLDDRRSTARRHDLLLMLDEFPALGRLDFFETALAFMAGYGIRAFLIAQSLNQISKAYGENNAILDNCHVRVAFATNDERTAKRISDALGTATEQRAMRNYAGHRLAPWLAHVMVSRQETARALLTPGEVMQLPATDELVLVAGLAPIRAKKLRYFEDANFKARLGAAPELAHGGYADRPATRGDDWSGCVAEPVAADIDVYGADDKLVEDGGAQQAKEPELAEQPEQRVETARPTNPLGIDDDADPAIDKKLMDRIRPLAPVLIGHAMDEAVSHGGEQLGLGL; from the coding sequence ATGACCCCGACCAAATTACTCATCGGCCAGATCCTGATCGTCTTCGCGATCGTGATTCTCGGCGTCTGGGCCGCTACGCAATGGGCAGCCGCCATGCTCGGCTATCAGCCCGAGCTTGGCACGCCGTGGCTCCACCTCGGGGGAGTGCCGGTCTATCGGCCGTGGGACCTCTTTCCGTGGTGGTATCAGTATGAGGCCTATGCGCCGCACGTCTTCGACAAGGCGGGTTCGCTTGCGGCGGCGAGCGGTTTCATCGGTTGCGGCGCGGCGATCGGCGGCTCGCTCTGGCGCGCGCGCCAGAAAGGACAGGTCACCACCTATGGCTCGGCGCGCTGGGCGAAGGAGCGCGAGATCGATGCCGCCGGGCTGCGCGGCGATGCCGGTGTGTTTCTCGGGCGCCTGTCGGGCCGCTATCTGCGCCACGCCGGTCCCGAGCATGTCATGGCGTTCGCGCCGACGCGAAGCGGGAAGGGTGTCGGGCTCGTCGTTCCGACCTTGCTCAGCTGGACCGGCTCGGCCGTGGTCCACGACATCAAGGGCGAGAATTGGCAGCTGACCGCGGCGTGGCGTTCGCGTTTCTCGCATTGCCTCTACTTCGACCCAACCGACGTGCGCTCGGCACGCTACAATCCGCTGCTCGAGGTGCGCAAGGGCGCCTGCGAAGTCCGCGACGTCCAGAATATCGCCGATATTCTCGTCGACCCGGAAGGCGCGCTCGAGCGGCGAAATCACTGGGAAAAAACGTCGCATTCGCTGCTCGTCGGCGCGATCCTCCACATCCTTTACGCCGAGGAGGAAAAGACGCTCGCGCGCGTCGCGACCTTTCTCTCCGATCCTTCGCGCAGCTTCGCCGCGACGCTCGTCGCGATGATGCGCACCAACCATCTCGGGACGGCGGAGGAACCTCGGGTCCATCCGGTCGTCGCCTCGGCGGCGCGCGAACTCCTCAACAAGAGCGAGAATGAGCGCTCGGGCGTGCTTTCGACCGCCATGTCGTTCCTCGGGCTTTATCGCGATCCCACCGTCGCCGCGGTGACGTCGGGCTGCGACTGGCGGATCGCCGATCTCGTCGCCGCCGAGCGGCCGCTCTCGCTCTATCTCGTCATTCCGCCGTCGGATATTTCGCGGACCAAGCCGCTGGTCCGCCTGATCCTCAACCAGATCGGTCGCCGCCTCACCGAGAAGCTGGACGACCGGCGCTCGACCGCACGCCGCCACGACCTCCTGCTGATGCTCGACGAGTTTCCGGCGCTTGGGAGGCTCGACTTCTTCGAGACCGCGCTCGCGTTCATGGCCGGCTACGGCATCCGGGCTTTCCTGATCGCGCAGTCGCTCAACCAGATTTCCAAGGCCTATGGCGAGAACAACGCCATCCTCGACAATTGTCATGTCCGCGTCGCCTTCGCGACCAACGACGAGCGCACCGCGAAGCGCATCTCGGACGCGCTCGGCACCGCGACCGAACAGCGCGCGATGCGCAACTATGCCGGGCACCGCCTCGCGCCCTGGCTCGCCCACGTCATGGTCAGCCGGCAGGAAACCGCGCGCGCACTGCTCACGCCCGGCGAGGTCATGCAGCTGCCGGCGACCGACGAGCTGGTGCTCGTCGCCGGGCTGGCGCCGATCCGCGCGAAGAAGCTGCGCTATTTCGAGGACGCCAACTTCAAGGCGCGCCTCGGCGCCGCGCCCGAACTCGCCCATGGCGGCTATGCCGATCGACCGGCAACACGCGGCGACGATTGGAGCGGCTGCGTCGCAGAGCCGGTCGCTGCCGACATCGATGTGTATGGCGCCGACGACAAGCTGGTCGAGGACGGCGGCGCGCAGCAGGCGAAGGAGCCCGAACTCGCCGAACAGCCGGAGCAGCGCGTCGAGACCGCGCGCCCGACCAATCCGCTCGGCATCGACGACGACGCCGATCCCGCGATCGACAAGAAACTCATGGACCGGATCCGTCCGCTCGCGCCGGTGCTGATCGGTCATGCGATGGACGAGGCGGTGTCGCACGGCGGCGAGCAGCTGGGGCTCGGGCTGTGA
- the trbE gene encoding conjugal transfer protein TrbE, with protein MLNLAEYRPRADRLADHLPWAALVAPGVVLNKDGSFQRSIAFRGPDLDSATEAELVAACARANNMLRRFGSGWALFFEAERVAVAGYPESDFPDAASWLVDAERRAAFDDKERQHFESHFHLTLVWMPPADQADSAGRALIERPGAATGARDWCEALARFEAESLRAIDLMASFMPEVRALDDSETLTYLHRAISPHRHRIRVPATPMYLDALLADTPLTGGLEPMLGDEYLRSLTILGFPSISRPGIFDALNGQGFAYRWTTRFIALDKQEATAALTKLRRQWFNKRKSLSALLREVMYNQPAQLLDSDADNKVVDADAALQALGGDHVSFGYLTTTITVSDRNRARAEEKLRAAERIVHSLGFTAIRESVNAVEAWLSSLPGQTYANVRQPLVHSLNLAHLMPLSSVWAGPGWNTHLGGPPLLMAETGGSTPFRLSTHIGDVGHMMIAGPTGAGKSVLLALIALQFRRYADAQLYIFDKGNSARAAVLAMGGRHHPLGEGEDMLAFQPLRGIDRAEERSWAADWIASLVAHEGVAVTPDTKDAIWSALTSLASAPASERTLTGLSLLLQSNALKAALQPFTLEGPHGRLLDAAEEGLALGSVECFETEALMGQASVVEPVLSYLFHRLDARFDGRPTLLILDEAWIFLDNPLFAARIREWLKVLRKKNVAVIFATQSLADISNNSIAPAIIESCPQRILLPNDRAIEPQSRAAYAAFGLNEAQIELVAHATPKRQYYLQSARGNRLFELGLGPVALALCGASDPATQARIDAILAEHGEADFASHFLRDAGLDWAADLLAGFPGLPTTDQPAPQEGDMP; from the coding sequence ATGCTGAATCTCGCCGAATATCGCCCGCGCGCCGACCGGCTCGCCGATCATCTGCCGTGGGCGGCGCTCGTCGCGCCGGGTGTCGTCCTCAACAAGGACGGCAGCTTCCAGCGCAGCATCGCCTTTCGCGGTCCCGACCTCGACAGCGCGACCGAGGCCGAGCTGGTCGCCGCCTGCGCCCGCGCGAACAATATGCTGCGGCGCTTCGGCTCGGGCTGGGCGCTCTTCTTCGAGGCCGAGCGCGTCGCCGTGGCGGGCTATCCCGAGAGCGACTTCCCCGACGCGGCCTCGTGGCTCGTCGATGCCGAACGGCGCGCCGCGTTCGACGACAAGGAGCGGCAGCATTTCGAGAGCCATTTCCATCTCACGCTCGTCTGGATGCCGCCCGCCGACCAGGCCGACAGCGCCGGGCGCGCACTCATCGAACGTCCGGGCGCCGCTACCGGCGCGCGCGACTGGTGCGAGGCGCTCGCGCGCTTCGAGGCCGAGAGCCTGCGCGCGATCGACCTGATGGCTTCTTTCATGCCCGAGGTCCGCGCGCTCGATGACAGCGAGACTCTGACCTATCTCCACCGCGCGATCTCGCCGCACCGCCATCGTATCCGCGTTCCCGCGACGCCGATGTATCTCGACGCACTGCTCGCCGACACGCCGCTGACGGGCGGGCTCGAGCCGATGCTCGGCGACGAGTATCTGCGGTCGCTGACGATCCTCGGCTTTCCCTCGATCAGCCGCCCCGGCATCTTCGACGCGCTCAACGGACAGGGTTTCGCGTACCGCTGGACGACGCGCTTCATCGCGCTCGACAAGCAGGAGGCGACCGCTGCGCTGACCAAGCTCCGGCGGCAATGGTTCAACAAGCGCAAGTCGCTCTCGGCGCTGCTGCGCGAGGTGATGTATAACCAGCCCGCGCAACTGCTCGACAGCGACGCCGACAACAAGGTCGTCGACGCCGATGCCGCGCTTCAGGCGCTCGGCGGCGATCATGTGTCGTTCGGCTATCTGACGACGACGATCACGGTATCGGATCGCAATCGCGCGCGCGCCGAAGAAAAATTGCGCGCCGCCGAGCGCATCGTCCATAGCTTGGGCTTCACCGCGATCCGCGAGAGCGTCAATGCGGTCGAGGCCTGGCTCTCGAGCCTGCCGGGGCAGACCTATGCCAATGTCCGCCAGCCGCTCGTCCACAGCCTCAATCTCGCGCACCTGATGCCGCTATCGTCGGTGTGGGCCGGGCCCGGCTGGAACACCCATCTCGGCGGCCCGCCGCTGCTTATGGCCGAGACCGGCGGATCGACGCCGTTCCGCCTCTCGACGCACATCGGCGACGTCGGCCATATGATGATCGCCGGGCCGACGGGGGCAGGGAAGTCGGTGCTGCTCGCGCTCATCGCATTGCAGTTCCGCCGTTACGCGGACGCGCAGCTCTACATTTTTGACAAGGGCAATTCGGCGCGCGCCGCGGTGCTGGCGATGGGCGGGCGGCACCATCCGCTCGGTGAGGGTGAGGATATGCTCGCTTTCCAGCCGCTGCGCGGGATCGACCGCGCGGAGGAGCGCAGCTGGGCCGCCGACTGGATCGCCTCGCTCGTCGCGCACGAGGGCGTCGCGGTGACCCCCGACACCAAGGACGCGATCTGGTCGGCGCTGACCAGCCTCGCGAGCGCCCCCGCCTCGGAACGCACGCTCACCGGTCTGTCGCTGCTCCTCCAGTCGAATGCGCTGAAAGCGGCGCTCCAGCCCTTCACGCTCGAAGGTCCGCACGGACGCCTGCTCGACGCCGCCGAGGAAGGGCTGGCGCTCGGATCAGTCGAATGTTTCGAGACCGAGGCGCTGATGGGGCAGGCGAGTGTGGTCGAGCCCGTCCTCTCCTATCTCTTCCACCGGCTCGACGCGCGCTTCGACGGACGGCCGACTTTGCTCATCCTCGACGAGGCCTGGATCTTTCTCGACAATCCGCTCTTCGCGGCGCGCATCCGCGAATGGCTGAAAGTGCTGCGCAAGAAGAATGTCGCGGTGATCTTCGCGACGCAGAGCCTCGCCGATATCTCGAACAACAGCATCGCGCCCGCGATCATCGAAAGCTGTCCGCAGCGCATCCTGCTGCCGAACGATCGCGCCATCGAGCCGCAGAGCCGCGCCGCCTACGCTGCCTTCGGGCTCAACGAAGCGCAGATCGAGCTGGTCGCGCACGCGACGCCGAAGCGTCAATATTATCTCCAGTCGGCACGCGGCAACCGCCTCTTCGAGCTTGGTCTCGGACCCGTCGCGCTGGCGCTCTGCGGCGCGTCCGATCCGGCGACGCAAGCGCGGATCGACGCCATCCTCGCCGAGCATGGCGAAGCCGATTTCGCGTCGCATTTTCTTCGCGATGCCGGCCTCGACTGGGCCGCCGACTTGCTCGCCGGCTTTCCCGGCCTCCCCACGACCGATCAACCTGCCCCCCAAGAAGGAGACATGCCATGA
- a CDS encoding CHAT domain-containing protein — MRPEIDYFVVIPEDDPWKASPFQGFSFGITEAWNLVRAVASLPADVLEPALPIQAQAGRRTNGVAAWRWNPAAAYAIDGLAISAFRPFWVMMTCDRSTARKVDRWIASQAIPPLHISEIDGRGRIRLRDIEARHLLDHFRETFELAMQADPTLDSRLVREGLEKWAPRPTFPFGRPVPGHNVVIPNLMSLEGVGYAFIESEKLLQEDPADYRREIAELADFVLNARSLTYSSLAYRTTPPQPDIYITAPSLYSHIYKEGLGVPSGKRGHAARALVRMMQRQTGYRLLGHGKVWRDILDDEIAMGLLDIRRREVSFQTVAAGLAAAGTLSATVRLPSAVNRANGSVRQMSSHARSDQMRSPRKLAKTFGEVQFRLAEAVGPELLRVIASSQTGVKLVADAPLEWLPINGLPLGLCKTVSRITTTPGNLQIGLLARTGLIHLSPDAFRNILIISALAPEDPISAILLDMIEEWQPIYGNQVRLRIVKVATRGEFIAALNAFQGAVMIFDGHGGHDGADGVATLRVGRDEISIWDLKTEIRIPPIVILSACDTQAADRSHATTANAFLAGGAVTVLGSLLPVDARDAAMLVARLIWRLAEFLPAVTGKDGRAHLWSEVVAGMLRLHLILDLISPLLKAGSITSANYHDINVRAITATTNREDNWWDDALHSVAAILGLEPERAAEMGREVIAASDAIRYIQLGNPELIVIKSKALLRDEGYDI; from the coding sequence ATGCGGCCCGAAATAGACTATTTCGTTGTTATTCCCGAGGACGACCCTTGGAAAGCCAGTCCCTTCCAAGGCTTTTCCTTCGGGATCACCGAAGCGTGGAACCTCGTTCGTGCGGTTGCCTCGCTCCCGGCAGATGTGCTTGAGCCCGCGCTTCCGATTCAGGCCCAGGCCGGGCGAAGGACAAATGGCGTTGCCGCATGGCGATGGAATCCTGCCGCGGCCTATGCAATCGACGGCCTAGCGATATCAGCGTTCCGCCCCTTCTGGGTAATGATGACCTGCGATCGTTCGACCGCGCGAAAAGTCGATCGCTGGATCGCGTCGCAGGCTATTCCCCCGCTCCATATCAGCGAGATTGATGGTCGCGGACGGATCCGGCTTCGCGATATTGAAGCCCGGCACCTTCTCGACCATTTTCGGGAGACGTTCGAACTTGCCATGCAAGCCGACCCCACACTGGATTCGAGACTTGTTCGCGAAGGTCTAGAGAAATGGGCACCGCGCCCGACCTTTCCGTTCGGCCGTCCGGTGCCGGGGCATAATGTGGTCATTCCCAATCTTATGTCTCTGGAGGGAGTGGGCTACGCCTTCATCGAGTCTGAGAAGTTGTTGCAGGAGGATCCCGCCGATTATCGTCGCGAAATCGCGGAGCTCGCCGACTTTGTTCTGAACGCCAGGTCACTGACCTACTCTTCGCTTGCTTATCGGACAACGCCGCCTCAGCCGGACATCTATATCACTGCGCCGTCGCTCTACTCGCACATTTACAAGGAAGGCTTGGGAGTGCCGTCCGGCAAGCGCGGGCACGCCGCACGTGCACTGGTCCGGATGATGCAGCGCCAGACGGGCTATCGCCTACTGGGTCACGGGAAGGTGTGGCGGGATATTCTGGACGACGAAATCGCCATGGGGTTGCTGGATATTCGTCGACGCGAAGTGTCGTTCCAGACCGTCGCGGCGGGCCTCGCGGCCGCCGGGACCTTATCGGCAACCGTTCGCCTGCCATCGGCAGTCAACCGTGCCAACGGCTCGGTACGCCAGATGTCGAGCCATGCTCGTTCCGATCAGATGAGATCGCCCCGCAAACTCGCCAAGACTTTCGGAGAAGTCCAATTCCGGCTCGCCGAAGCGGTCGGACCTGAACTCCTCCGGGTAATTGCCAGCTCGCAGACGGGAGTGAAGCTGGTCGCCGATGCGCCACTTGAGTGGCTGCCCATAAACGGCCTTCCACTCGGCTTGTGCAAGACGGTCTCGCGTATAACGACGACGCCGGGCAACCTGCAGATCGGCCTTCTCGCCCGCACCGGTCTCATACACCTTTCGCCCGACGCATTCAGGAACATTTTGATCATCTCCGCCTTGGCCCCGGAGGATCCGATTTCCGCTATCCTGCTTGACATGATCGAGGAGTGGCAACCTATTTACGGCAACCAAGTCAGATTGCGGATCGTGAAGGTGGCGACGCGAGGCGAGTTCATCGCGGCTCTCAATGCCTTTCAGGGTGCGGTCATGATATTTGACGGGCACGGTGGCCACGATGGGGCAGACGGGGTGGCGACACTTCGCGTCGGTCGCGATGAAATTTCGATCTGGGATCTCAAAACGGAGATCAGAATCCCACCGATCGTCATCCTGAGCGCCTGCGACACTCAGGCTGCGGACCGGTCGCATGCAACGACGGCGAACGCCTTTCTGGCGGGCGGCGCCGTCACCGTGCTGGGAAGCTTGCTGCCAGTCGATGCTCGCGACGCCGCCATGCTTGTCGCGCGTTTGATATGGCGTCTGGCGGAATTCCTTCCCGCCGTTACAGGCAAGGACGGACGTGCCCATCTCTGGAGCGAGGTGGTGGCTGGGATGTTGAGATTGCACCTCATCCTCGATCTGATTAGCCCTCTTCTGAAAGCGGGCTCCATCACTTCGGCGAACTATCATGACATCAACGTCCGCGCGATCACTGCAACAACGAACCGTGAGGATAACTGGTGGGACGATGCACTGCATTCGGTCGCGGCAATACTTGGTTTGGAACCCGAAAGGGCGGCTGAAATGGGGCGCGAAGTCATTGCGGCGTCCGACGCCATTCGATACATCCAGCTGGGGAATCCCGAATTGATCGTCATCAAATCGAAAGCGCTGTTGAGGGACGAGGGGTACGATATTTGA
- a CDS encoding CopG family transcriptional regulator, with amino-acid sequence MSARGSQVRHQLFLERGLSDRLALLARKPGVTKSTILAEALETWLTRQGVNELQQRFGPRLDGLARVLARIERNSQIEIEILALLVRYLLASVPPVAEGDDVARAQGRERFEWFTAKVVEAFREGRGSFGSGTGS; translated from the coding sequence GTGAGCGCGCGCGGCAGCCAGGTGCGGCACCAGCTCTTTCTCGAGCGCGGCCTCAGCGACCGCCTCGCGCTGCTCGCGCGAAAGCCCGGCGTGACCAAATCGACGATCCTCGCAGAGGCGCTCGAGACCTGGCTCACGCGTCAGGGCGTCAATGAACTGCAGCAACGCTTCGGTCCGCGCCTCGATGGGCTCGCTCGCGTGCTCGCGCGGATCGAGCGCAACAGCCAGATCGAGATCGAGATCCTCGCGCTTCTCGTGCGCTACCTGCTCGCGTCGGTGCCGCCCGTCGCCGAGGGCGACGACGTTGCGCGCGCGCAGGGCCGCGAGCGCTTCGAATGGTTCACGGCGAAGGTTGTCGAGGCCTTCCGCGAGGGCCGCGGCAGTTTCGGTTCGGGAACGGGCTCGTGA
- a CDS encoding DNA phosphorothioation-associated putative methyltransferase, translated as MASDFGCGRPRRAGAAAMTVAGAPVMRHRTAIVRHSLSQPMSLLVQHGVLAPGVAVFDYGCGQGDDLRALAAAGIEASGWDPHFAPDIARQEADVVNLGFVLNVIEDARERREALRDAWQLARGVLAVSTMIAGQVSTEGLRPYRDGFLTSRGTFQKYFGHAELGELVADVTGTQPVAAAPGIFFACRRADDLEEFLLRRRMGRRSSTAAYRAPRERRAASARPLLADRIAPALNELAELAQMRGRMPVAEEVPLAVMALLSQHHVALPRALDLMASLHLDPATMEQAATAMREDLLVHFALARLNQRQGADRLGGAIVRDIRTHFGSQKELLAESGAYLMGLADVAAVDAAIAQAAAGGIGALDPRGRLFVDARRREDLPGVLRVYLGCAAYLAGEPGDNSLVRIDSQRKIVAYIPLDDPKSAAPFATSIIKIDLKRQAAVSQPTRRRLIAKSRISGRATRGQLHAEAALRKEIGVGGDVLIVRL; from the coding sequence ATGGCGAGCGATTTTGGCTGCGGCAGGCCTCGACGGGCAGGGGCAGCCGCTATGACCGTCGCGGGTGCACCCGTCATGCGGCACCGCACGGCCATCGTTCGCCACAGCCTCTCGCAGCCGATGTCGCTGCTCGTTCAGCACGGGGTTCTCGCACCGGGCGTCGCGGTCTTCGATTACGGGTGCGGACAGGGCGATGATCTGCGGGCGCTCGCCGCTGCGGGTATCGAGGCGAGCGGTTGGGATCCGCATTTCGCCCCGGACATTGCCAGGCAGGAGGCTGATGTCGTCAACCTTGGGTTCGTGCTCAATGTCATCGAGGATGCCCGAGAACGCCGCGAGGCGCTTCGCGACGCCTGGCAGCTCGCGCGCGGCGTGCTCGCTGTCTCTACGATGATCGCGGGGCAGGTGTCGACCGAAGGCTTGCGGCCGTATCGCGACGGTTTTCTGACCAGCCGCGGCACGTTCCAGAAATATTTCGGACATGCCGAACTGGGCGAACTCGTCGCCGATGTCACGGGGACGCAGCCCGTGGCGGCCGCGCCCGGCATATTTTTCGCGTGCCGCCGCGCCGACGATCTCGAAGAATTTCTCCTCCGCCGCCGTATGGGGCGGCGATCGAGCACGGCGGCCTATCGCGCGCCGCGCGAACGGCGCGCGGCCTCGGCCCGACCGCTACTTGCCGACCGGATCGCGCCCGCGCTGAACGAACTCGCCGAACTTGCCCAGATGCGCGGACGAATGCCGGTGGCGGAGGAGGTTCCGCTGGCGGTGATGGCGCTTCTCTCGCAACATCATGTCGCACTCCCGCGGGCGCTCGATCTCATGGCGTCGCTCCACCTCGATCCTGCGACGATGGAGCAGGCCGCGACGGCCATGCGCGAGGATCTTCTCGTTCATTTCGCGCTGGCTCGGCTCAACCAGCGCCAGGGCGCGGACCGGCTCGGCGGTGCGATCGTGCGGGATATTCGCACACATTTCGGGAGTCAGAAGGAGCTGTTGGCCGAGTCCGGCGCCTATCTGATGGGTCTCGCCGACGTCGCCGCCGTCGATGCCGCAATCGCGCAGGCAGCGGCGGGGGGTATCGGTGCGCTCGACCCGCGTGGCCGCCTGTTTGTCGATGCGCGCCGGCGCGAGGATCTGCCCGGCGTTTTGCGTGTCTATCTCGGATGCGCGGCCTATCTGGCGGGCGAGCCGGGCGACAATTCGCTCGTACGCATCGACAGTCAGCGGAAAATCGTCGCTTACATTCCGCTCGACGATCCGAAGTCCGCCGCACCTTTTGCAACGTCGATTATCAAGATCGATCTCAAGCGGCAGGCTGCAGTGTCGCAGCCGACGAGGCGGCGGCTGATCGCTAAAAGCAGAATATCCGGTCGGGCGACACGCGGTCAGCTCCACGCCGAGGCCGCTTTGCGAAAAGAAATCGGCGTGGGAGGAGATGTACTGATCGTCCGGTTGTGA
- a CDS encoding VirB3 family type IV secretion system protein, which yields MSHIAGYEAPIHRSLAEPILLGGAPRGLAIVNGTIAAAMGLGLQQWVAGLILWALGHTLMVFAAKRDPEFAPVLARHLRQKGELTC from the coding sequence ATGAGCCACATTGCAGGCTATGAAGCGCCGATCCATCGGTCGCTCGCCGAGCCGATCCTGCTTGGCGGCGCACCGCGCGGGCTCGCGATCGTCAACGGCACCATCGCCGCGGCGATGGGGCTCGGGCTCCAGCAATGGGTCGCGGGCCTCATCCTCTGGGCGCTCGGACACACGCTGATGGTGTTCGCGGCGAAACGCGATCCCGAGTTCGCGCCGGTGCTCGCGCGGCATCTTCGACAGAAAGGCGAGCTTACATGCTGA
- a CDS encoding methyltransferase, whose protein sequence is MTVADGVSYYDDKARGLSKHYDRVTFEAVHHPVVSFLPKKGSALDVGAGSGRDARALADRGLVVTAAEPSSSFRALAANRDPRIRWVDDRLPRLPRLVDEALRYDFILCSGVLMLVEPRDIPQSFETMRALLAAAGYLWVNVRAPVEGEPTGVFYPHSDANLLAAASGAGLECIEHVESPDALGRDQHRWRSFLFVHHVDGHER, encoded by the coding sequence ATGACTGTCGCCGACGGCGTCTCCTATTATGACGACAAAGCTCGCGGACTGTCCAAGCACTACGATCGGGTCACATTCGAGGCGGTCCACCACCCCGTGGTCTCATTTCTGCCGAAAAAAGGTAGCGCGCTCGACGTGGGCGCTGGGAGCGGGCGGGACGCGCGTGCACTTGCAGACCGCGGCTTGGTCGTCACCGCAGCAGAGCCATCTTCATCCTTTAGAGCCCTTGCTGCCAACCGCGATCCGCGCATCCGCTGGGTCGACGATAGGCTGCCGCGCCTACCCCGGCTCGTCGATGAGGCGCTCCGCTACGATTTCATCCTTTGCTCTGGCGTACTCATGCTCGTCGAGCCGCGCGATATCCCGCAGAGTTTCGAGACAATGCGCGCGCTTCTCGCTGCGGCGGGATATTTGTGGGTGAATGTCCGCGCACCCGTTGAAGGCGAACCAACTGGGGTCTTTTATCCCCATAGCGATGCGAACCTGCTGGCCGCTGCTTCTGGTGCAGGTCTGGAATGCATTGAGCACGTCGAATCGCCCGACGCGCTAGGTCGTGATCAGCACCGGTGGAGAAGTTTCCTGTTCGTGCACCATGTGGACGGGCACGAGCGTTGA
- the trbB gene encoding P-type conjugative transfer ATPase TrbB encodes MSAQIAAERRRTMLRSAMGPAIEAALSNAHVVEVMVNPDGALRVDVLGEGRVDTGVRMAPEQVERIVRLVASHARTEVHAASPIVSAELPPHGEGAGERFEGLLPPVSLAPCFSIRKPAARVYTLMDYVGAGIATPEAARLLSLAVVERLNILVAGGTSSGKTTLANALLAEMASLDERVILIEDTRELQCPAPDRVELRTRAGAVSMGDLVRSTLRLRPDRIIVGEVRGAEALDMLKAWNTGHPGGIATVHANSAASALTRIEQLVQESVVTVPRRLIAEAIDLIVFIAGRGAARRISGVARVEGVGPTGDYALTDLSIEPEGEMSCP; translated from the coding sequence GTGAGCGCGCAGATCGCGGCCGAACGGCGTCGCACGATGCTGCGCAGCGCGATGGGCCCCGCGATCGAGGCGGCGCTGTCGAACGCGCATGTCGTCGAGGTGATGGTCAATCCCGACGGGGCGCTGCGCGTCGATGTCCTCGGGGAAGGCCGCGTCGATACCGGCGTGCGAATGGCGCCCGAGCAGGTTGAGCGGATCGTCCGGCTCGTCGCGAGCCATGCGCGGACCGAGGTGCATGCGGCGTCGCCGATCGTCAGCGCCGAGCTGCCGCCGCACGGCGAGGGGGCAGGGGAGCGTTTCGAAGGCTTGCTGCCGCCCGTCAGCCTCGCGCCCTGCTTCTCGATCCGCAAGCCTGCGGCGCGGGTTTACACGCTGATGGATTATGTCGGTGCCGGCATCGCGACACCCGAGGCGGCGCGCCTCCTGTCGCTGGCGGTGGTGGAGCGGCTCAATATCCTCGTCGCTGGCGGTACCAGCTCAGGCAAGACGACGCTCGCCAACGCGCTGCTCGCCGAAATGGCGAGCCTCGATGAGCGCGTGATCCTGATCGAGGACACGCGCGAACTCCAGTGCCCCGCGCCAGACCGTGTCGAACTGCGCACGCGCGCGGGGGCGGTGTCGATGGGCGATCTCGTCCGCTCGACGCTGCGGCTCCGCCCCGACCGCATCATCGTCGGCGAGGTGCGCGGCGCCGAGGCGCTCGACATGCTCAAGGCCTGGAACACCGGACATCCCGGCGGGATCGCGACGGTCCACGCCAATAGCGCGGCATCGGCGCTGACCCGGATCGAGCAGCTGGTCCAGGAAAGTGTCGTCACCGTACCGCGGCGCCTGATCGCCGAGGCGATCGATCTCATCGTCTTCATCGCCGGGCGCGGTGCCGCGCGCCGCATCTCGGGCGTAGCGCGCGTCGAGGGCGTCGGCCCGACCGGCGACTACGCGCTCACCGACCTTTCCATCGAGCCTGAAGGAGAAATGTCATGTCCCTGA